CGGAAATAACCTCCCAAGTACTGTTTTATCCCCTGACAACGTTTCAGGATGTAGACCTAAGGTCGAGAGAAATTTATGATAGTGGTTATTATTTATTATCCAGACAGGTGATGTACCGGGCGAGGGATCTGTATACCCCTGAAGAAATGATGTGGTCAAATCCTTATACATCACCTCTGCAGGCTGATAATCTTTCTGATTTGCCCCCTGCCTTGATCATTACTGCGGAATTTGACCCGTTAAGGGACGAAGGTGAGGCATACGCAAAACGCCTTTTTGAATCCGGCGTTCATGTAAGAGCCACAAGGTATCGTGGGGTTATGCACGGTTTTGTCTCTTTTTATGAAGTTATGCAAAGCGGGAGATACGGATTGCAGGAAGCGTCTAGCTTTCTGAGGCAGGCACATGGAGGCGTTCTTCAGGAAAGCCCCTACCAGCTGCAGGTCCGTCAGTCTCCCCAGGGAATTGACAGGGTAAGGGAACAGGCAGAAGCGTTCGCAATCGCTGCATATCTGCTTGGCAGAACCGGAGCTGATCTCCTCACCCCTTAGCCCTCAATAAAGATAGGAGAGATACCATGAGATCAGTTCTCCCAGTCAGGCTGCTCGCAATAGGACAAGTTCTGTTTACTATCGCTTACTTCAGCTATATGCTATATATTTCATTTTCATGGGGCTTTACTCCGAGAATGGTTCAGATACTCGTTACAGACAGTATCTATTTAATTCTAATCATCAGCGCAGCGGGCCTTTTATTTTTGAAGACCTGGGGCTGGTGGGTAACTGTTATTCTCTACGGCAAACTGCTTATGAGTAAGCTTATAGGGACAGGAACAGAGTGGTTTTTACTGCTCTCGGGAACAATTGCAGAAAAATGGCGGTGGGATATCTTTTTTGCAGATCTGTTTATTATCCTTTTATACACCGTAATCCTTGCCTGTTTCTTTTTAAGAAGAATCAGAAGAATTTTCAACGTACACGAAGCAGGGAAAAAGATGGCCTTCCTCGTCACGATAGGAATCATCCTCCTTTACTCAATTTATTTCGTAACGGCTTTCTGGCTTATTGTTCAGCTGGGATAACACAGGAAATGTGTATAAAGGGCGGTTCATAAGGTATTATTATCCCTTATGTGCCGCCCGCATTCTTTTATTCCAAGCTTGTATGTGCATGCGGATACTGTTAGACTTTTTCAATAAAGAAGCCGAAATTGACGATTTTTATGAAACAGGAAAGGATTACAACTATGGAACATAAATTAAATTCCCGTGTAAAGAACATACAAATATCCGGCATACGCCAGTTTTTCAACAAGGTTGCAAAATACCCGGATGCGGTCCAGCTTACTCTGGGCCAGCCGGATTTTGAAACACCGAATCATATTAAGGAAGCAGCAAAGAAAGCAATCGACCTTAACTATACCCGTTATACAAAAAATCCCGGGGACGATGAGCTTGTAGAAGCAGCGTCCCGGTTTGTAAAAAACAAGTATAATCTCACCTACAACCCACAATCAGAAGTAATTACGACTGTGGGAGCATCACAGGCAATCGACATTACGATGAGGACAATTCTTCAGGAGGGAGATGAAGTTATTCTTCCGGGTCCTGTATACCCGGCATACGAACCCATTATCCGGTTATGCGGAGCAATACCAGTATATATAGACACAACCGATACCGGCTTTAAACTGGCACCGGCTAAACTGAAACAAGTGCTGACTGAAAAAACAAAAGCGGTCATGCTTCCCTATCCTTCAAACCCAACGGGGGTTGTTCTGACGGAAGAAGAACTGAAAGACCTTGCAGCTGTTTTAAGAGAAAAAGACGTTTTTGTTGTCTCTGATGAGATTTATTCCGAGCTTAACTTTGAAATGCCGCACCATTCGATTGCAAGTCTTACGGGCATGCGAGAGAAGACGATTGTCATTAATGGTGTTTCCAAGTCCCATTCAATGACAGGATGGCGTATTGGTTTTGTGTTTGCACCCGAAGAGATTACGAGACATATTCTGAAAGTTCATCAATACAATGTAAGCTGTGCTTCCTCCATTTCGCAAAAAGCAGCATCAGAAGCACTTACTGCAGGTGAAGATGACGCTGAACCGATGAAGAAAGAGTACAAAAAGAGACGTGATTATATGTATAAGAGGCTTATAGAAATAGGGATGGAAGTGGAATATCCGCAAGGTGCCTTTTACATTTTCCCTTCGGTTTCTAAGACAGGCCTGTCATCATTTGATTTTGCAACGAAACTGCTTGAGGAAAATAAACTGGCTGTTGTACCCGGGAACGCATTTTCTGAGTACGGTGAAGGGTATATCCGTCTTTCTTATGCATATTCCATGGAAAACCTTAAAGAAGCACTCGACAGACTTGAAGTATTCTGGAAAAAGCTTATGTAGGAATTGGCTTACAACTGGGGGAAAGAAGATGAAAGAGAGATTATTATTCGTATATGGAACGCTTCGTAAAGGGGCATTAAATGCTCATTACCTTGATAATGTGAATTGTGTTCATGAGCAAGCCTGGATCCAGGGCACTCTCTTTGACACCGGATCAGGCTATCCCGCATTCGTTCAGAGGGGGAATGGGAGGGTATATGGAGAACTGTATGAGATCCCCGACCGCCTTTGGGCAGACATCCACTACCTGGAGGGATACGATGGATCTGAGGGAAGTCTCTTCAAGCCTGTAACGGTATCGGTCACTACGGACACTGTCCAAAAAGAAGCTGTTGTCTATGTTTCAGGGCGTGAGTCCCTTTTGAAAACTGAGATTCCTGAAGGGGATTGGATGCGTCTGTTATTTGAACGTGGTCTCAGTGATTCCTTTTTGTATTTTGCATTCGGTTCATGTATGGACAAAGAGAGAATGGAGCTGGCCGGTGCGGACCAGTACTTTCATGAAATTACCGGTGCCGGTCTTCCTGGCTACGAGCTGAGGTTTACGATTGCCTCCAGAGTTGACGGGAAAGGAAGAGCAGACATTGTTGAAGAAGGGGGTCTCTCTGAAGGCCTCTTATACCGAACAGATAAAGAAGGACTCGATTACCTGTATAAACGGGAGGGTGTATTTACAGGGATGTACCGCCCTGCCATCATTTCAGTACAGGGACTTGACGGGAATAACTATACCGATGTTCTGACGTTTCTTGTGATCGATAAACAAAGTGAGACAGCACCGCCGGATCATTACGCAAATGAAATTTTGCGGGGAGCCGCCGGCTGGCTGACAGAAGGATATATTGACAAATTGAAGAACAGAATTCACCAGCTTCAGGTTTCAGAAAAAAACCAGGAGGTGTAAAACATGTGCGGAAGATACACTCTTTACTCAGACCCTGATTTTTTAAATAACCATTTTGATCTTGAAAACCCGGAAGAAGCCATGACTTTTAAACCGCGTTATAACATCGCTCCAAGCCAGGATATCCTCGCCGTAGTTCAGGGTAAAAAAGGGCAGAGGGCAGGTTTTATGAAATGGGGGCTCGTCCCGTCCTGGGCGGATGAGCCCTCCATCGGGAATAAAATGATTAACGCAAGATCTGAGACTATTCATGAAAAGCCGAGCTTTAAACATCTGATTAACAGGCGTCGCTGTATCATCTGCGCAAGCGGCTTTTATGAATGGAAGAAAGAGGGCGGCAGAAAACAGCCTTATTATATCCAGCTGCCCTCTGAACAACCAATGATGTTTGCCGGTCTGTGGGACCGCTGGGAAAAAGAGGGGCAGACACTGATCACAACCACGATACTTACAACAGAAGCCAACAGTACGATGAAAGAGCTTCATCACCGGATGCCTGTTATCCTTAATGATGACCGGCAAAAGCATTGGCTTGATGTGAATTCAAAAGATACGCTTCATAAGATATATAAAGAACGACCTTCGTCCCTGCATATCCATCCTGTCTCCATGTTTGTAAACTCCCCTCAAAACGAAGGGCCGGAATGTATTGAAAGGATTTAGGTCTTTTGTTTGGACAGTTCATGAATAAGAATACGAAGGTGGGAGCTGTTAGTTTTTCTGTCCTCCCCCCTGATACGTAACGGTTTTCCCCTGGACTCTGACAGTGCATAATCAATGGTGAACATAGCCGGGTCAAGAGTGTTGTCTACATCGCTCCATTGGACCGGATAGGCAGCAAGTCCCTGCGGCACTGCCCGAAGAGAGTAGGGGGCAATAATGGTCTTCCCTTTACCATGCTGAAGAAAATCAATGTACAAGCGGTCATTCCGCTTTTTTTTCAAGCGTTCAACTGTCCGCTCGGCCGGATTCAATTCTACAAGTGCTGAAGCGAGAAAAGACAAAATGACGTTGCCTTCCTCATACGTGATGCTTCCTTTGCTGACTGGGATGTAAATTTGAAGCCCCTTTCTGCCGGATGTTTTTACGAAGGAGTAAAGCTGCCATTTGTTGAGAATTTCTTTAACATCCAAAGCTGCTCTTACGGCATAGGGGAAGAGCTTCCGGTCGGGAGGGTCCAGGTCCAAAAACAGTTCCTCTATATCACCATCAGCTTTTTCCGGCGGGATATGAAATTCAATGGCTCCCTGATTTCCGAGCCACAATAACGTCTCAATGTTGTTCACTAAAATGGTGTGATGCCCTTCCCACATACGTGTCTCTACGAAAGATGGCAGTGACGGAGGGGCGTTTTTCTGGTAAAAAGACTCTTCTTCTATCCCATCAGGGAAACGGATAACCGTTAAAGGCCTGTTATATAACCATGAAAGAATAAAAGGGGCCATTTTCTGCAGGTAATATAGATAATCGCGCTTGGTGATACCGGCTTTTGGAAAGAGAAGTTTTTCGGGCTTCGTTATGTTTACATGAGGAGGCAGAGGCTCCAGTTCATAGTTGAGCCGCTTTACTGTGTAGTCTGATGGATCCTCATGAGGCAGGAATTTTGAGAAACGGGGTTCTCTCAGTTCTTTCCCTGTTGTTCCGAGGCATTTCACTTCACAGCAGAGAGGTGCTGCCAAATCATATTCACCATTTCGGTGTTTTGAATTTTTCCTTATGACTTTTTTTAATATATCCCGTTCTTCACTTGAAAGACCGTGACTGAAGGAGCCATAAGGCTTCAACATGTCATTCGATTCCACGCCGATTTTAAAATAACCGTTCTTCTTCTCACCTGTAATAAGAACATGAACGGATTTGTAATTCTTTATTTTCTGCCATTCCATTGTTCTGCCGGGCATCCATTTGCTGTATTCTTTCTTTGCCACTATACCTTCCCCATTATACGACTGTACCTGGTTCCACAGTTTGTCAGGTGACTTCCATACGGGTATCATTTGCAGGGGGGATGTTTCACTTCTTTCCTTTTCAGGTTCCAATGGACATCCGAGTCCGGACAAAAAGGTCTGGAGAGATGCCTTTCGTTTGATAAAAGGTAACCCAGTCATATCTCTTCCTTTTAGGATAAGGAGATCAAATGCGAGGAAAACAGCGGGAAACAAAGCCGCATGTTCAGTTACAGATGTTTTACTTCTCATTCTCCCTCGCTTTTGGCACTGGGAGAAATCACTTGTGTAGTTACTTAATAAGATTGAGAGTTCCCCATCAAGAACGACCGGGATGGGTGGCTTTATTCTGCAGTTTTTACAATACGCTGTGATTTCAGGAAAGCGGTCGTTTAATAACAGTCCATTCCGGCTTATTAACCGGACTTCATCCTCATTCCACTCCAGGCGGCACCGAAACCCATCATACTTTGTTTCATACAACCAGCCATTCTTACGGTCCGGCCAATTTTCAACTCTTGTGGGCAGCATGACATTCAACGTCTACACTTCCTTAATCCAGTATTATCTACTTATAACCTTCGCTTTTAAGGACCAAATTAACAGTACAATCTATGGTAAATAAGGGAGAGACGAAGATGCATACAATATGGAAAGGAACGGTCAGTTTCGGACTTGTAAATATTCCTGTAAAGCTTCATGCAGCCACTGAAAACAAAGATGTTTCCTTAAGACAACTCCATAAAGAGTGTCATACACCGATCCGCTACGACAAAGTATGTCCTCATTGTGAAAAAGAAGTTGAGAAAGAGGATATTGTAAGAGGGTTTGAATATTCCAAGGAGCAGTATCTCATTATTGAGGAAAACGAGTTAAAGGAGATTCAGAAAGCCCAGTCCGAACGGTCAGTTGAAATTCTTGATTTTGTTGACTTAAATGAAATTGATCCGATTTATTTCGATAAGAGCTACTTTCTGTCCCCGAACGAGGGAGGGACGAAAGCCTATGTTCTTTTAAGGCAGGCACTGGAGGAATCCGGTAAAATCGGTGTAGCTAAAATCATGATACGGGCAAAAGAACATCTGGCAGTTTTAAGGGTTTATAAGAATACGTTGTTAATGGAAACCATTCACTTCCCTGATGAAGTAAGGGCAGCCGACCAGGTCCCGGGGATACCGGAAGAGAATGATCTCTCAAAAAAGGAAGTCACTACAGCAAAAATGCTTATTGACCAGCTGACCACAACGTTTGAACCGGAAAAATACACAGATGAGTACCGTCAGGAGTTTATGAAGCTGATTGAAACAAAGAGGAACGGAAAAGACGTGGTGACTGCCCAGAAGCCTAAACTGGACACATCAAATGTAACCAATCTTATGGATGCTTTACAGGAATCGATTGAAAATACAAAAAAAACGAAGAAAAAAAGTGCCGCCTCAAAAAAGCGGACAACAACAGGAAGAAAAAAGAAAAATGCATAACTGCCTCCAGCGGGGGGTTTTCTTTTTTGTCACAGGGGAATTATATTCAAGGAAAAAGGATACCTGTATACAAATGGAAAACTCACTATTTCACAAATGGCAACAGGTGGTTTACTTTATTTTACAAAAAACGACTGTATTTTCGGAATTTAGGTCGAATTTCCATAAAATTAATGAGAAAAATTCTAAAAAATCTACAATTTCTTTTGAGGAATATTTCCTATAGTGATAAAATAACGATGTAAGCGTTTCACACGCTTTAAAGCACTACTACTTTTTATCCTTCTTAAACTTTACATATTACATGTACACAAACCGGGTGTACAAATGGAGGTACTGGATTCATGAGCTCAAAACACGTTCAAATGGATGAAGGCTGGTCCCAGTTTCACGGACCCAACTTCGGCTATTTACTGGAAGTGTATGAACTGTACAAAGAAGATGCAGCTTCAGTAGATGAAGAGTTAAAGCAGTTTTTTGACAAATGGGGAGGCCCGCCCGAATCAGAAGGAACTCCGGCTGCACAAAGCAGCGGCGGAGACATTACCGCAGCAATAAAGGCTGCAAAGCTGGCGGATCATATCAGAAGAAACGGACATTTAATGGCTGATATCTCTCCTGTTGAAAAACGTGAGTCACAAAACCTGTTCGACCTGAAAAGTTATCAGCTTACAGAAGAAGCGTTAAGAGCAATACCGGCTCACCTTCTCACACCGCATGCTCCAAAATCAGTGGAGAACGGGCTTGATGCCGTTAATCATCTGAAAAAGGTCTACAGTTCGGCACTCGCTTTTGAGTTTAATCAGGTTCATGACCTGGAAGAGCGGGAGTGGCTTTATAAGATGGTGGAGTCGGAAGAATACCGCCCGACTTTTTCAGATGAGATGAGAAAAGATCTGTTGAACCGTCTGAATCATGTGGAAGGGTTTGAACACTTCCTCCACAAAACATTTGTAGGACAGAAGCGTTTTTCAATCGAAGGTCTGGATTCAATGGTGCCGATGCTTGATGATGCGGTCAAGGAATCCGTAACAGATGGCGCTAAAAATGTCATGATCGGTATGGCGCACCGGGGCAGACTGAATGTTCTTGCCCACGTTCTCGGGAAACCGTATGAGATCATTTTCTCCGAGTTCGTTGACGCTCCAAACAAAGAACTCGTGCCTTCCGAAGGTTCTGTAGGAATTAACTACGGTTGGACAGGTGACGTAAAGTATCACCTCGGAGCTGACCGGGAAGTTGAAGAAAAAGAAGAAAAAGCAACCGTCTCCCTTGCCAACAACCCGAGTCACCTGGAGTTTGTCGATCCGGTTGTTGAAGGCTTTACCCGTGCAGCACAGGACAATCGCAGTGAGCCGGGGTATCCGAAACAGGACAAGTCAAAAGCAATGGCGATTCTCGTCCACGGTGACGCTGCATTCCCGGGTCAGGGTATAGTTGCTGAAACGTTAAACCTGTCCCAGCTTACGGGCTATGCTACGGGTGGTACGATTCATGTTATCGCCAACAATAAAATCGGATTCACGACATCCAGCAGTGACTCGCGATCAACAAATTACGCAAGCGATCTGGCTAAAGGATTTGAAGTGCCGGTCATTCACGTGAATGCTGATCATCCGGAAGCGTGTGTTGCAGCGATGCATCTCGCCTACGAGTATCGTAAGCGTTTTGAAAAAGACGTTCTGATTGATCTTATCGGTTACCGCAGATACGGTCACAACGAAATGGACGAGCCTGCAGCAACACAGCCGCAGATGTACAAGGAAATCAGAAAACATAAAACGGTATATGAACTTTATGCTGACAGACTGCATGAAAAAGGAATTATCGGAAGTGACGATGGAAAGAAGCTGCGTCAGAAGCTTCTTAGTGACCTGCAGTCCCAGTATGAAACAATTAAAGCAAACAAACGTGACCGGGCAGGGGAGATGAATCCTCCTGAAAAGGTTGTCCAGTCTCTCGATAACATTGATACGTCAGTTGAATTGGACACCCTCAAGCAAATAAACGAAGAGCTGTTAAAGTTCCCTGAAGACTTTAAAGTATTTCCCAAACTTAAAAAGATCCTGCAGCGTCGTGAAACGGCCTTTGACAATGAAGGAGCCATTGACTGGGCATTAGCTGAGACACTTGCCTTTGCTACGATTCTCCATGACGGAAATCCAATCCGTCTTACAGGTCAGGACTCGGAACGGGGGACATTCTCCCAGCGTCACATTGTACTGACTGACAGTGAAACCAATGAAAAATACTCTCCTCTCCATAAAATGCACCATGCGAATGCTTCTTTTGCTGTTCATAACAGCCCGTTATCGGAAGCTGCTGTAGTTGGATTTGATTACGGGTATTCTGTTCAGGCTCCGGAAACATTAACAATCTGGGAAGCCCAGTACGGAGACTTCTCCAATGGAGCACAGGTTATTTTCGATCAGTTCGTATCTGCAGGACGTGCAAAGTGGGGGCAAAAATCAGGACTCGTTCTGCTTTTGCCGCACGGTTATGAAGGACAAGGTCCCGAGCACTCGAGCGGAAGGGTTGAAAGGTTCCTTCAGCTTGCTGCCGAAAATAACTGGCACGTAACAAATGTCACAAGTGCAGCACAGTATTTCCACCTTCTCCGACGTCAGGCAAGCATTCTTGGCAAGGATGAAGTGCGTCCGCTCGTTGTGATGACACCGAAGAGCCTGCTGAGACACAATAAAGTGATTTCCACGAGTGAAGAGGTGGCAGCAGGTATGTTTAAGCCGATTCTTGAACAGCCCGGGCTTGCAGAAAATCCCGAAAACGTAAAGCGGATTGTTTTTGCCACAGGTAAGCTCACGATCGACCTGGCTGAAGCAGCTGAGGAACTTGAAGATAAAGACACGGTTCACGTTGTACGTGTTGAAGAGATCTATCCGTTCCCAAGGGAAGCTGTTGCAGAGCTCAAAGAAAAATATCCGAACGCAAAAGAATGGGTCTGGGCACAGGAAGAGCCGAGCAACATGGGAGCCTGGCACTATGTTCTTCCACACCTCAGACACCTGGCCGAAGATCATGCAGAAGTGAAGTATATCGGACGCCGCCGTCGTTCAGCTCCAGCTGAAGGGGATCCGAAAGCGCACAAACAAGACCAGAAAAAAATCATAGAAGATGCGTTGTCGTTAAACAGCGAAGGGAGAGAAGAAGAATGATCGAAATCAAAGTTCCTGAACTAGCAGAATCCGTAACAGAAGGTACAGTCGCTCAGTGGCTGAAGCAGCCAGGTGACCAAATTAATAAAGGTGACGATATCGTAGAGCTTGAAACGGATAAGGTAAATGTGGAAATCTCCGCTGATGAGTCCGGTACACTCAAAGAAGCTCTCTTTGAGGAAGGGGATACAGTTAAAGTCGGAGATGTTATCGCCATGATTGAAGAAGCTGGGGGAAGTTCTTCCGAGAAGAAAGAAGAGCCGAAAGCAGAGAAAAAA
This DNA window, taken from Alteribacter keqinensis, encodes the following:
- a CDS encoding aminotransferase A, giving the protein MEHKLNSRVKNIQISGIRQFFNKVAKYPDAVQLTLGQPDFETPNHIKEAAKKAIDLNYTRYTKNPGDDELVEAASRFVKNKYNLTYNPQSEVITTVGASQAIDITMRTILQEGDEVILPGPVYPAYEPIIRLCGAIPVYIDTTDTGFKLAPAKLKQVLTEKTKAVMLPYPSNPTGVVLTEEELKDLAAVLREKDVFVVSDEIYSELNFEMPHHSIASLTGMREKTIVINGVSKSHSMTGWRIGFVFAPEEITRHILKVHQYNVSCASSISQKAASEALTAGEDDAEPMKKEYKKRRDYMYKRLIEIGMEVEYPQGAFYIFPSVSKTGLSSFDFATKLLEENKLAVVPGNAFSEYGEGYIRLSYAYSMENLKEALDRLEVFWKKLM
- a CDS encoding gamma-glutamylcyclotransferase, with protein sequence MKERLLFVYGTLRKGALNAHYLDNVNCVHEQAWIQGTLFDTGSGYPAFVQRGNGRVYGELYEIPDRLWADIHYLEGYDGSEGSLFKPVTVSVTTDTVQKEAVVYVSGRESLLKTEIPEGDWMRLLFERGLSDSFLYFAFGSCMDKERMELAGADQYFHEITGAGLPGYELRFTIASRVDGKGRADIVEEGGLSEGLLYRTDKEGLDYLYKREGVFTGMYRPAIISVQGLDGNNYTDVLTFLVIDKQSETAPPDHYANEILRGAAGWLTEGYIDKLKNRIHQLQVSEKNQEV
- a CDS encoding SOS response-associated peptidase, whose protein sequence is MCGRYTLYSDPDFLNNHFDLENPEEAMTFKPRYNIAPSQDILAVVQGKKGQRAGFMKWGLVPSWADEPSIGNKMINARSETIHEKPSFKHLINRRRCIICASGFYEWKKEGGRKQPYYIQLPSEQPMMFAGLWDRWEKEGQTLITTTILTTEANSTMKELHHRMPVILNDDRQKHWLDVNSKDTLHKIYKERPSSLHIHPVSMFVNSPQNEGPECIERI
- the ligD gene encoding DNA ligase D; translation: MLPTRVENWPDRKNGWLYETKYDGFRCRLEWNEDEVRLISRNGLLLNDRFPEITAYCKNCRIKPPIPVVLDGELSILLSNYTSDFSQCQKRGRMRSKTSVTEHAALFPAVFLAFDLLILKGRDMTGLPFIKRKASLQTFLSGLGCPLEPEKERSETSPLQMIPVWKSPDKLWNQVQSYNGEGIVAKKEYSKWMPGRTMEWQKIKNYKSVHVLITGEKKNGYFKIGVESNDMLKPYGSFSHGLSSEERDILKKVIRKNSKHRNGEYDLAAPLCCEVKCLGTTGKELREPRFSKFLPHEDPSDYTVKRLNYELEPLPPHVNITKPEKLLFPKAGITKRDYLYYLQKMAPFILSWLYNRPLTVIRFPDGIEEESFYQKNAPPSLPSFVETRMWEGHHTILVNNIETLLWLGNQGAIEFHIPPEKADGDIEELFLDLDPPDRKLFPYAVRAALDVKEILNKWQLYSFVKTSGRKGLQIYIPVSKGSITYEEGNVILSFLASALVELNPAERTVERLKKKRNDRLYIDFLQHGKGKTIIAPYSLRAVPQGLAAYPVQWSDVDNTLDPAMFTIDYALSESRGKPLRIRGEDRKTNSSHLRILIHELSKQKT
- a CDS encoding Ku protein; this translates as MHTIWKGTVSFGLVNIPVKLHAATENKDVSLRQLHKECHTPIRYDKVCPHCEKEVEKEDIVRGFEYSKEQYLIIEENELKEIQKAQSERSVEILDFVDLNEIDPIYFDKSYFLSPNEGGTKAYVLLRQALEESGKIGVAKIMIRAKEHLAVLRVYKNTLLMETIHFPDEVRAADQVPGIPEENDLSKKEVTTAKMLIDQLTTTFEPEKYTDEYRQEFMKLIETKRNGKDVVTAQKPKLDTSNVTNLMDALQESIENTKKTKKKSAASKKRTTTGRKKKNA
- a CDS encoding 2-oxoglutarate dehydrogenase E1 component, which translates into the protein MSSKHVQMDEGWSQFHGPNFGYLLEVYELYKEDAASVDEELKQFFDKWGGPPESEGTPAAQSSGGDITAAIKAAKLADHIRRNGHLMADISPVEKRESQNLFDLKSYQLTEEALRAIPAHLLTPHAPKSVENGLDAVNHLKKVYSSALAFEFNQVHDLEEREWLYKMVESEEYRPTFSDEMRKDLLNRLNHVEGFEHFLHKTFVGQKRFSIEGLDSMVPMLDDAVKESVTDGAKNVMIGMAHRGRLNVLAHVLGKPYEIIFSEFVDAPNKELVPSEGSVGINYGWTGDVKYHLGADREVEEKEEKATVSLANNPSHLEFVDPVVEGFTRAAQDNRSEPGYPKQDKSKAMAILVHGDAAFPGQGIVAETLNLSQLTGYATGGTIHVIANNKIGFTTSSSDSRSTNYASDLAKGFEVPVIHVNADHPEACVAAMHLAYEYRKRFEKDVLIDLIGYRRYGHNEMDEPAATQPQMYKEIRKHKTVYELYADRLHEKGIIGSDDGKKLRQKLLSDLQSQYETIKANKRDRAGEMNPPEKVVQSLDNIDTSVELDTLKQINEELLKFPEDFKVFPKLKKILQRRETAFDNEGAIDWALAETLAFATILHDGNPIRLTGQDSERGTFSQRHIVLTDSETNEKYSPLHKMHHANASFAVHNSPLSEAAVVGFDYGYSVQAPETLTIWEAQYGDFSNGAQVIFDQFVSAGRAKWGQKSGLVLLLPHGYEGQGPEHSSGRVERFLQLAAENNWHVTNVTSAAQYFHLLRRQASILGKDEVRPLVVMTPKSLLRHNKVISTSEEVAAGMFKPILEQPGLAENPENVKRIVFATGKLTIDLAEAAEELEDKDTVHVVRVEEIYPFPREAVAELKEKYPNAKEWVWAQEEPSNMGAWHYVLPHLRHLAEDHAEVKYIGRRRRSAPAEGDPKAHKQDQKKIIEDALSLNSEGREEE